A genomic segment from Deltaproteobacteria bacterium encodes:
- a CDS encoding putative Ig domain-containing protein, protein MKSIRFVVFVCLAFSVAACGGGHLSIDLPRGEGGTLNLDFPPGEAVEHRLSVQISGGFRPYELTIDGCPDWVTLYPDQRILAGTGPAADGGTTFFCTFRVTESDPGFRPARSVSYGLRLTVPVKQPLELPMEILDILDESMEKSGRVDVHDVETGGNRHKQLTFKIGRFGGIPFPAASGGVEPYTYELVDCVLPAGLEFHPNTRVLSGIPNAEYRGSNCTYRVTDSSSASVSRSFVLVVDPVENSAWRFRTRTVEPGGPCVLPGTGPIQVATFPRAHGGEGTAAYRLPGAPPPGIPGFLLSFDPNSRVLTFANPSPPPIRGTPNTYRYLVEAGPNEHDALCLDVQYDPGVDVCPGDDSVEPPLIPHQYIHVLLRLRDDAFWEPNANWDPNANDGLGGYLGEYRCPDTTAPLPRPPIAEGVSNPVHEALGPVHARRATEVAHAAVRDRVRRWSPGSEQASFAVTPEVGLASLSGQHEGFAYTGNSESVTFGAESGAGAWQAGLVASFTGTDLHYRAAASLSERGYRTGEHDTEILSLHPFAAWHLPSGGHLWASLGGGIGRLRHRDDLGFPSWSGSDVRLLAHAAGASVPLADVLSGELQAEAGIESFAFDIEGGGRISSSLPAMRGLDYRAGLAWSAPVPGAPSVSVAYKHLTGDGPGGGQLEARGSVSVEGIFHPRVTLIGNAEGSLGLGGDEQNFWRLGGSVRFVPDSLGRGLGLELDTRLLSLDDGGSSGVGIRSEVGYGLWGGPFFRTMRPYVGLMRDSDDDSIRRTLGLDLGDTSDWRIKVEVLDHSSDRSPALRFSVRHRF, encoded by the coding sequence ATGAAAAGCATCAGGTTTGTTGTCTTCGTTTGTCTTGCCTTTTCGGTCGCCGCGTGCGGCGGCGGCCATCTTTCCATCGACCTTCCCCGGGGGGAGGGAGGGACGCTCAATCTCGATTTTCCTCCAGGGGAAGCCGTTGAGCATCGGCTTTCCGTTCAGATTTCCGGCGGCTTCCGTCCCTACGAATTGACTATCGACGGCTGTCCCGACTGGGTGACTCTCTACCCGGACCAGAGAATACTTGCCGGCACCGGCCCCGCGGCCGATGGCGGCACGACCTTCTTCTGCACCTTCCGGGTCACCGAATCCGACCCCGGTTTTCGGCCGGCGCGGAGCGTTTCGTACGGGCTCAGGCTAACGGTCCCTGTGAAACAACCGCTGGAGCTCCCCATGGAGATCCTCGATATACTCGACGAATCCATGGAGAAATCTGGCCGTGTCGATGTTCACGATGTTGAAACCGGCGGTAACCGACATAAACAACTCACTTTCAAAATCGGAAGGTTCGGAGGGATACCCTTTCCGGCGGCTTCGGGCGGCGTAGAACCGTACACCTACGAGCTGGTTGACTGTGTGCTACCCGCCGGGCTCGAATTTCACCCCAACACCCGCGTTCTGTCGGGGATACCCAACGCGGAGTACCGTGGGTCGAACTGTACCTATCGGGTGACGGACAGTTCGTCTGCGTCCGTCTCGCGGTCGTTCGTCCTTGTCGTCGACCCTGTTGAGAACAGCGCTTGGCGCTTCAGGACCAGGACGGTCGAACCTGGGGGGCCATGCGTGCTTCCCGGCACCGGACCGATACAGGTAGCGACATTTCCCCGTGCGCACGGTGGAGAAGGCACGGCAGCGTACCGACTGCCCGGAGCGCCCCCTCCAGGTATTCCTGGCTTCTTGTTGTCCTTCGATCCGAACAGCCGGGTCCTGACATTCGCCAACCCTAGTCCGCCACCGATCCGCGGTACCCCCAACACGTACCGTTATCTAGTCGAGGCTGGTCCGAACGAGCATGACGCTCTTTGCCTGGATGTCCAGTATGATCCCGGCGTCGATGTTTGTCCCGGTGACGACAGTGTCGAACCTCCTCTCATACCCCATCAGTACATCCACGTCCTGCTTCGACTGCGCGACGACGCGTTCTGGGAACCCAATGCAAACTGGGACCCCAATGCAAATGATGGATTGGGCGGGTACCTGGGCGAGTACCGGTGTCCGGACACCACCGCACCGCTGCCGCGTCCCCCCATTGCCGAAGGAGTCTCCAACCCGGTTCACGAGGCGCTGGGACCGGTGCATGCAAGGCGTGCCACCGAGGTGGCCCACGCCGCCGTTCGCGATCGTGTCCGCAGGTGGTCGCCCGGATCGGAACAGGCGTCGTTCGCCGTTACGCCCGAGGTCGGGCTCGCTTCGCTGTCAGGGCAGCATGAAGGCTTCGCCTACACCGGAAACAGCGAATCGGTGACCTTCGGCGCCGAGTCGGGAGCCGGCGCGTGGCAGGCGGGATTGGTCGCCTCGTTCACCGGCACCGATCTTCACTACCGGGCCGCGGCGAGTCTGTCCGAACGGGGTTACCGCACCGGCGAGCACGACACCGAGATTCTCTCCCTGCATCCCTTTGCCGCCTGGCACCTTCCGTCCGGCGGACACCTCTGGGCATCGCTGGGCGGCGGAATCGGCCGCCTGCGCCATCGCGACGACCTGGGCTTCCCGTCGTGGTCCGGCTCCGACGTGCGGCTTCTCGCTCATGCCGCGGGCGCGTCCGTTCCCCTGGCCGACGTTCTATCCGGAGAGCTTCAAGCCGAAGCCGGCATCGAGTCATTCGCCTTCGACATCGAGGGAGGCGGCCGGATTTCTTCCTCCCTGCCCGCGATGCGCGGGCTCGACTATCGCGCCGGCCTGGCGTGGAGCGCGCCGGTTCCCGGCGCACCTTCGGTGTCCGTAGCCTACAAGCATTTGACCGGGGACGGACCCGGGGGCGGTCAGTTGGAGGCGAGAGGCTCCGTGTCCGTGGAGGGTATTTTCCACCCCCGCGTTACCCTGATCGGGAATGCCGAGGGCTCGTTGGGACTCGGCGGCGACGAGCAGAATTTCTGGCGCCTTGGCGGCAGCGTCCGTTTCGTGCCCGACAGTCTCGGCCGCGGGCTCGGGCTGGAACTCGACACGCGCCTCCTGTCCCTCGACGATGGCGGATCGTCCGGCGTCGGCATACGAAGCGAGGTCGGGTACGGCCTGTGGGGCGGTCCCTTCTTTCGAACGATGCGGCCGTATGTCGGCCTGATGCGAGATTCGGATGATGATTCCATCCGGCGAACCCTGGGGCTCGACCTTGGCGACACGTCGGACTGGCGGATCAAGGTCGAAGTCCTCGACCATTCCAGCGATCGATCACCCGCGCTCAGGTTCTCGGTTCGTCACCGCTTCTGA
- the thrC gene encoding threonine synthase, which yields MPLPESMTCVLCGAAYPGDSIRYSCPECGELGTLRISYDYDLINASASRDGLAAAPFRDHWRYLPLLPLAGDDVEFPLAVGATPLYPVPGLRRALGLERLWIKDDTANPSASLKDRASSVVLLKGQELGRREFATASTGNAGASLACLSAALGLPCHIFVPETAPRAKVAQLLIFGADVLAIRGSYSEAFSLCVEAADRFRWYNRNTGYNPYTVEGKKTVALEIAEQLGWEPPDTVIVATGDGCILSGVWKGFTDLHRLGWIPRLPRLVAAQAEGSQAIKQAFDGDGTIRPVVDDTLADSISVALPRNGVMAVQDLRASGGIAVTVSDGEILEAMPLLGRKAGLFAEPAAAAAVAALVKLVDRGDVSSAERVVVLSTGHGLKDVDAALRAVEPPEPVDCAIEAVAGRVSQTVPLPAPGFPLSRE from the coding sequence ATGCCTCTTCCGGAAAGCATGACCTGCGTCCTGTGCGGTGCCGCCTACCCGGGAGATTCCATCCGGTACAGTTGCCCCGAATGCGGCGAGCTGGGCACCCTGCGGATCTCCTACGACTATGACCTCATCAACGCGTCGGCGAGCCGTGACGGCTTGGCCGCGGCGCCCTTCCGGGATCACTGGCGCTACCTTCCGCTGTTGCCGCTGGCGGGGGACGACGTGGAGTTTCCGCTGGCGGTGGGAGCAACGCCGCTTTACCCGGTCCCCGGTTTGAGAAGGGCCCTGGGCCTGGAACGCCTCTGGATCAAGGACGATACCGCCAACCCCTCCGCTTCCCTCAAGGACCGTGCCAGCTCCGTGGTGCTGCTCAAGGGGCAGGAACTTGGCCGCCGGGAGTTCGCCACCGCTTCCACCGGCAACGCGGGGGCGTCGCTGGCCTGCCTTTCCGCGGCCCTGGGACTGCCCTGTCACATCTTCGTGCCCGAGACGGCGCCCCGGGCCAAGGTCGCGCAGCTCCTGATCTTCGGCGCGGACGTTCTTGCCATCCGCGGCAGCTATTCCGAAGCCTTCAGCCTCTGTGTCGAGGCGGCCGACCGTTTCCGCTGGTACAACCGCAACACCGGCTACAATCCGTACACGGTGGAGGGGAAGAAGACGGTGGCGCTGGAGATCGCCGAGCAACTCGGCTGGGAGCCGCCCGACACGGTCATCGTCGCCACCGGAGACGGCTGCATCCTGAGCGGCGTCTGGAAGGGGTTCACGGATCTTCACCGGTTGGGGTGGATACCGCGCCTGCCGCGGCTGGTGGCGGCCCAGGCCGAGGGCTCCCAGGCCATCAAGCAGGCCTTCGACGGCGACGGGACCATCCGTCCCGTGGTGGACGATACGCTGGCGGACAGCATCAGCGTGGCGTTGCCGCGCAACGGGGTCATGGCGGTGCAGGACCTCCGCGCCTCCGGCGGGATCGCGGTAACCGTGTCGGACGGCGAGATCCTGGAAGCCATGCCGCTGTTGGGCAGGAAGGCCGGACTGTTCGCCGAGCCAGCCGCCGCCGCGGCCGTCGCCGCCCTGGTGAAGCTCGTGGACCGCGGCGACGTCTCGTCCGCGGAACGCGTCGTGGTCCTGTCCACGGGTCACGGCCTCAAGGATGTGGACGCCGCGCTGCGGGCCGTCGAGCCGCCCGAGCCGGTTGACTGCGCCATAGAGGCGGTAGCGGGAAGGGTTTCGCAGACCGTGCCCCTCCCGGCCCCTGGATTCCCGCTTTCGCGGGAATGA
- a CDS encoding UbiD family decarboxylase: MPQDLQSFLKRLKEECPEQFLEVDEPVAREFEATALVMEAERLPSCPAVMFRNVTGSEFPMAANVLAHRPRLAWAFGTSEEGLVPEFKERIQRPVAPRVLTDAPYQDNSVLNDAVDLRQLPVLTHFEQDGGPYVTAGLVVARDPESGMSTLGFHRMQLKGPRRLGVSLHSRRRMFEYFRRAEEKGESLEAAVCIGVHPLVSLGALTLPPAGVEKFALQGGLLGEPLELGPCETLDVNVPRWSEIVIEGRILAGVREKEGPFGEFTGYASNRSTENVFEATALHYRNGAVYQDINGGDSMEHCRCLSMPREVEFTNGLGKTIPNLKAVHVPVRSGIGSFHCYVSMRKTAEGQGKQAIFSVMGADHYVKLVVVVDDDVDVFDEEQVLWAIATRMQANRDVFIVDEAMGTLLDPSATDAITAKMGIDATKPLGDFASTLSIEPGAVERARSLMRKLAG; encoded by the coding sequence GTGCCACAGGATTTACAGAGTTTCCTGAAGCGATTGAAAGAGGAGTGTCCCGAGCAGTTCCTCGAGGTGGACGAGCCCGTGGCGCGGGAGTTCGAGGCCACGGCCCTGGTCATGGAGGCGGAGCGGCTGCCGTCGTGCCCGGCGGTGATGTTCCGCAACGTGACCGGCAGCGAATTCCCCATGGCGGCCAACGTGCTGGCGCACCGGCCGCGTCTGGCGTGGGCCTTCGGCACGTCCGAGGAAGGGCTGGTGCCCGAGTTCAAGGAGCGCATCCAGCGCCCGGTGGCGCCCAGGGTCCTGACGGATGCGCCGTACCAGGACAACAGCGTGCTGAACGACGCCGTGGATCTCCGTCAACTGCCTGTCCTGACCCATTTCGAACAGGACGGCGGTCCCTATGTCACCGCCGGGCTCGTGGTGGCGCGGGACCCCGAGTCGGGCATGAGCACGCTGGGTTTCCACCGCATGCAGCTCAAGGGGCCGCGCCGGCTGGGCGTCAGCCTCCACTCCCGGCGGCGCATGTTCGAGTATTTCCGCCGCGCGGAGGAGAAGGGCGAGTCCCTGGAGGCGGCCGTATGCATCGGCGTGCATCCGCTGGTTTCCCTGGGGGCGTTGACGCTGCCGCCCGCGGGAGTCGAGAAGTTCGCCCTCCAGGGTGGGCTGCTGGGCGAGCCGCTGGAGCTGGGGCCGTGCGAGACCCTGGACGTGAACGTGCCGCGCTGGTCGGAGATCGTCATCGAGGGGCGGATCCTCGCCGGCGTGCGCGAGAAGGAGGGCCCGTTCGGCGAGTTCACCGGCTACGCGTCGAACCGCAGCACCGAGAACGTGTTCGAAGCCACGGCGCTGCACTACCGCAACGGCGCGGTCTACCAGGACATCAACGGCGGCGACAGCATGGAGCACTGCCGCTGCCTGTCCATGCCGCGGGAAGTGGAGTTCACCAACGGCCTGGGGAAGACCATCCCGAACCTCAAGGCGGTGCACGTGCCCGTGCGCTCGGGCATCGGCAGCTTCCACTGCTACGTGTCCATGCGCAAGACCGCCGAAGGGCAGGGCAAGCAGGCCATCTTCAGCGTCATGGGGGCCGACCACTACGTCAAGCTCGTGGTGGTGGTGGACGACGACGTGGATGTCTTCGACGAGGAACAGGTGCTCTGGGCCATCGCCACCCGCATGCAGGCCAACCGCGACGTCTTCATCGTCGACGAGGCCATGGGGACCTTGCTGGACCCATCGGCCACCGACGCCATCACCGCCAAGATGGGCATCGACGCCACCAAGCCCCTGGGCGATTTCGCCTCGACGCTGTCCATCGAGCCGGGTGCGGTGGAGCGGGCGCGGAGCCTCATGCGAAAGCTCGCCGGATAG
- a CDS encoding UbiD family decarboxylase — MESFRTFLDALRDAGELVDVHKTVDVRHVAALVDQASTALLFHRVGGYDLPIVSGLLNDRKRIALSAGCDYAQMERRLSQALDHPVDPVEVDDGGERHWFREGAAVDLFDLPVPVFSEFDGGPTITAGVTLAHDPEHGLNAGTYRFQVKERNLTGIDIVTPNNLRRLAEKALAANAPLPISINIGTHPLELMASLYKAPLGRNELAIAGGMLGRAVRLGACRTIDTPCLADAEIVLEAEILPTGWTRQEGRFGEMTRLMGDVHYNPHVRIKAISRREDAVYYALHMPWENIWIKEHGFQAVLKRVLDAAGVTVTAVNVTPGGCCHWHAIIAIRKQPGDPQNAIMAALSVADLKHVVIVDDDIDVYDAMEVEWAMATRVQADRDVTILSDARSKPLDPSLPVSDGIPTTAKMGIDATIPDGVPRARYERITYPYADELDLGAYLGEAEAVDVSGGAGASGVILIEGAAARIRELLTTEPLYFSEIARQVSECDFPGVARAMGELHAAGEIDQDAEGRYRIVATLDVMQLKK; from the coding sequence ATGGAGAGCTTCCGCACCTTCCTGGACGCGCTACGCGACGCCGGCGAGCTGGTGGATGTGCACAAGACCGTGGACGTGCGTCACGTGGCGGCGTTGGTGGATCAGGCGTCCACCGCGCTGTTGTTCCACAGGGTCGGCGGCTACGACCTTCCCATCGTCTCCGGGTTGTTGAACGACCGGAAGAGGATCGCGCTGTCGGCCGGCTGCGACTACGCGCAAATGGAACGGCGGTTGAGCCAGGCGCTCGACCATCCCGTCGACCCCGTGGAGGTAGACGACGGCGGCGAACGGCATTGGTTCAGGGAAGGCGCCGCAGTGGACCTTTTCGATCTTCCCGTGCCGGTCTTCTCCGAGTTCGACGGCGGCCCCACCATTACCGCCGGCGTCACCCTCGCGCACGATCCGGAACACGGCCTGAACGCCGGCACGTACCGCTTCCAGGTGAAGGAGCGGAACCTCACCGGCATCGACATCGTCACGCCCAACAACCTGCGCCGGCTGGCGGAGAAGGCCCTGGCGGCCAACGCGCCGCTGCCCATCTCCATCAACATCGGCACGCACCCGCTGGAGTTGATGGCGTCGCTCTACAAGGCTCCCCTGGGACGGAACGAGTTGGCCATCGCCGGCGGCATGCTGGGAAGGGCGGTGCGTCTGGGCGCCTGCCGCACCATAGACACCCCGTGCCTGGCGGACGCGGAGATCGTGCTGGAGGCCGAGATCCTGCCCACGGGCTGGACCCGCCAGGAGGGCCGCTTCGGCGAGATGACCCGTCTCATGGGCGACGTGCACTACAATCCGCACGTGCGGATCAAGGCGATCTCGCGGCGGGAGGACGCCGTCTACTACGCGTTGCACATGCCCTGGGAGAACATCTGGATCAAGGAGCACGGTTTCCAGGCGGTGCTCAAGCGGGTCCTGGACGCCGCCGGCGTGACGGTGACGGCGGTGAACGTCACACCCGGAGGCTGCTGTCACTGGCACGCGATCATCGCCATCCGCAAGCAGCCCGGCGACCCCCAGAACGCCATCATGGCGGCGCTTTCGGTGGCCGACCTGAAGCACGTGGTGATCGTGGACGACGACATCGACGTCTACGACGCCATGGAAGTGGAATGGGCCATGGCCACCCGGGTGCAGGCCGACCGCGACGTCACCATCCTCTCCGACGCCCGCTCCAAGCCGCTGGACCCGAGCCTTCCCGTGTCGGACGGCATCCCCACCACCGCCAAGATGGGCATCGACGCCACCATTCCCGACGGCGTGCCCAGGGCGCGCTATGAGCGCATCACCTATCCTTACGCGGACGAGCTGGACCTCGGCGCCTATCTGGGCGAGGCGGAGGCGGTTGATGTCTCCGGAGGTGCCGGGGCCTCTGGCGTCATACTCATCGAAGGCGCGGCCGCGCGCATACGCGAGCTACTCACGACCGAGCCCCTGTACTTCAGCGAGATCGCGCGCCAAGTCTCCGAATGCGACTTCCCGGGCGTCGCCCGCGCCATGGGTGAGCTTCATGCGGCCGGCGAGATCGACCAAGACGCCGAGGGCCGCTACCGGATCGTCGCGACCCTTGACGTGATGCAACTCAAGAAGTAG
- a CDS encoding DUF3800 domain-containing protein translates to MFELLVSHKARLFASAIPCDVVKPQTFQAEEFLRKDLVFLLERYFSLLEQENEYGLLVMDEVEKTADQRFVRQLEAYFRKSQTGRYRSTWIVPTPFFVSSDMAYPVQVADLAIYCVNWGFRVPTRGMNAEVRREIADGFGRWLARLQFRGQVYKEGSVHDLYGIVFVPDPYTARQDNE, encoded by the coding sequence GTGTTCGAGTTGCTCGTGAGTCACAAGGCTCGGCTCTTCGCGTCTGCTATTCCATGCGACGTCGTCAAGCCGCAGACGTTCCAGGCCGAGGAATTCTTAAGGAAGGATCTGGTATTTCTGCTTGAACGCTACTTCTCTTTGCTAGAGCAAGAGAACGAGTACGGCCTTCTGGTCATGGATGAGGTGGAGAAGACCGCCGACCAGCGATTCGTGCGCCAACTGGAGGCTTACTTCCGCAAGTCTCAAACCGGTCGATATCGCTCCACGTGGATCGTGCCGACGCCCTTTTTCGTATCTTCGGACATGGCTTACCCGGTTCAAGTGGCTGACTTGGCAATCTATTGCGTGAATTGGGGTTTCCGCGTGCCGACGCGAGGAATGAACGCCGAAGTGCGAAGGGAAATCGCCGACGGTTTCGGCCGCTGGCTCGCGCGGCTTCAGTTCCGAGGACAAGTCTACAAGGAAGGGTCAGTGCATGATCTCTACGGGATCGTATTCGTGCCGGACCCGTACACGGCGAGACAGGATAACGAATAA
- a CDS encoding amidohydrolase family protein has product MPTINDADGHVNDYYFGDEIAKYMPEGNQFSQMFPVFDHLHFRYLMKNRVPKYVGGSMKTAPGPEEWLRFIDETGIAWSVLYPSAGLGFGRIVSVEWAIAACRAYNNWLHDRFTSVTPRLKGVGLIPIQDEEAAVEELRRCVRELGMVGAMLPSNGEGIKGHLGAKAYWPIYEEAEKLGCGLTVHGGAHHHLGLDGFSVYYPVHALGHPFGIMVQAAAMLSHGIFERFPGLRVAFLEGGATWVPFFMDRLDRSYNEGHLQIDLAGNPVPGPRPGEKASEHFKRHVREGRIFVGFDCDDAGLAFAVQQAGAEPFLFASDFPHEVFDAASCRHEIDELLERDDLTQAQKEAVLGGNAARLYGLD; this is encoded by the coding sequence ATGCCGACCATCAACGACGCCGACGGCCACGTCAACGACTACTACTTCGGCGACGAGATCGCCAAGTACATGCCCGAGGGGAACCAGTTCAGCCAGATGTTCCCCGTGTTCGACCACCTGCACTTCCGCTACCTGATGAAGAACCGCGTGCCCAAGTACGTCGGCGGCAGCATGAAGACCGCCCCGGGTCCCGAGGAGTGGCTGCGGTTCATCGACGAAACCGGCATCGCCTGGAGCGTGCTCTATCCCAGCGCGGGACTGGGGTTCGGTCGCATCGTCTCGGTGGAGTGGGCCATCGCCGCCTGTCGCGCCTACAACAACTGGCTGCACGACCGTTTCACCAGCGTCACGCCCCGCCTCAAGGGAGTCGGCCTCATCCCGATCCAGGACGAGGAGGCGGCGGTGGAGGAGTTGCGGCGTTGCGTCCGGGAGCTCGGCATGGTCGGCGCGATGCTGCCCTCCAACGGAGAGGGCATCAAGGGCCACCTGGGCGCCAAGGCCTACTGGCCCATCTACGAGGAGGCGGAGAAGCTCGGCTGCGGCCTCACCGTGCACGGCGGCGCGCACCATCACCTGGGCCTCGACGGTTTCAGCGTCTATTACCCGGTGCACGCCTTGGGCCATCCCTTCGGGATCATGGTGCAGGCGGCGGCGATGCTGAGCCACGGCATCTTCGAGCGCTTTCCGGGCCTGCGGGTGGCCTTCCTCGAAGGGGGCGCCACCTGGGTGCCGTTCTTCATGGACCGGCTCGACCGCTCCTACAACGAGGGGCACTTGCAGATCGATCTGGCGGGCAACCCGGTGCCCGGTCCGCGGCCGGGAGAGAAGGCGAGCGAGCACTTCAAGCGCCATGTCCGGGAGGGGCGCATCTTCGTGGGCTTCGACTGCGACGACGCCGGGCTGGCCTTCGCCGTCCAGCAGGCCGGCGCCGAGCCGTTTCTGTTCGCCAGCGACTTCCCCCACGAGGTCTTCGACGCGGCGTCGTGCCGGCATGAGATCGACGAGCTGCTCGAGCGGGACGATCTCACCCAGGCGCAGAAGGAAGCGGTCTTGGGCGGCAATGCCGCGCGGTTGTACGGTCTCGATTAA
- a CDS encoding ornithine cyclodeaminase family protein, which yields MLFLTEEDVLKAIEGRNACGEAVTVIEEVLRQQSEGSTFHLKRLTMEHPDHPGHLWHNIRILPGMVPELGYAAVRVYSGYRGTNRSEVICLFDWKEMEMVAIISDYHLHAIRTASPYGVAAKYLSRTDAHTLGVIGTGRYAKGFVQACCSVRDIRRIKAYSRSADNRRRFREEMTAALGIEVETVESGREAVRNTDIMLLATSGNTVVFEGSWLEPGALVMSLAPGEFDEATVEGSRVFLSGTDQVLGDKPPRKPFPSLLASGKFSRDDVAAEFCDVVAGKEPGRRRDDEIILYESPGMGILDVGVASWIYGLAREKGLGTELPFGEEAG from the coding sequence ATGCTCTTTCTCACCGAAGAAGACGTTCTCAAGGCCATCGAGGGCCGCAATGCCTGCGGCGAGGCGGTCACGGTCATCGAGGAGGTGCTGCGCCAGCAGTCCGAGGGCAGCACGTTCCATCTCAAACGCCTGACCATGGAGCACCCGGATCATCCGGGACACCTGTGGCACAACATCCGCATCCTTCCGGGGATGGTGCCGGAGCTGGGCTACGCGGCGGTGCGGGTCTATTCGGGGTATCGCGGCACCAACCGCTCCGAGGTCATCTGCCTGTTCGACTGGAAGGAGATGGAGATGGTGGCCATCATCTCGGATTACCACCTGCACGCCATCCGCACCGCGTCGCCCTACGGCGTGGCGGCCAAGTATCTGTCGCGGACGGATGCGCATACCCTCGGGGTCATCGGCACCGGACGCTACGCCAAGGGCTTCGTGCAGGCGTGCTGCTCGGTGCGCGACATCCGGCGCATCAAGGCCTACAGCCGGAGCGCCGACAACCGGCGCCGTTTCCGTGAGGAGATGACGGCGGCGCTGGGCATCGAGGTGGAGACGGTGGAGTCGGGCCGGGAGGCCGTGCGCAACACGGACATCATGCTGCTGGCCACCTCGGGCAACACCGTCGTGTTCGAGGGAAGCTGGCTCGAGCCCGGCGCCCTGGTCATGTCGCTGGCTCCGGGCGAGTTCGACGAGGCCACGGTGGAAGGGTCGCGGGTGTTCCTCTCCGGCACGGACCAGGTGCTGGGCGACAAGCCCCCGCGCAAGCCGTTTCCGTCGTTGCTGGCGAGCGGGAAGTTCTCCAGGGACGACGTGGCGGCGGAGTTCTGCGACGTGGTCGCCGGCAAGGAGCCCGGGCGCCGGCGCGACGACGAGATCATCCTGTACGAGTCCCCGGGCATGGGCATCCTGGACGTCGGGGTCGCGAGCTGGATCTACGGACTGGCGCGGGAGAAGGGCCTCGGGACCGAATTGCCTTTCGGCGAAGAGGCGGGGTAG
- a CDS encoding chlorohydrolase family protein, translating to MRTLIRGGWIVGHEDGHHTLWRDGVVVYEDGRIVHVGAGFDGTVDREIDARGMVVAPGFIDMHVHGGHRASHRLITDTGRPDYFGQPFLEISVPREGTRPAGDPRYTRPDQSGAGEGTDLHGTFTVAELLRNGVTTFMEIGSQLRVQEGLLKEVERLGARAYLGPGFDSGRWVADGHGRLKRVVDEAAGWREFEGAVDFIKRVEGSCGDRVRGILIPREVETCTLDLLRATRTAADDLKVPVSTHAAYNVIEFFQLLMDHRMTPVEILESVGLLGPDLTIGHGNFVAENPQMNYSGGRDLELMGGYGVSISHCPVNIARRGRCLDSWERYRKAGVNIALGSDTYPRDFMMQMRIASYFGKVIGHNLRAATAAEVFEAATLGGARALGRDDLGRLAPGARADIIIVDISGRGTLRYGPVRDPIKSLVECGIGDDVRTVIVDGVVRVEEGRIPGVDLEALRRQAQEAAEYAWDHLRDWDALGRTAEEMSPWSFPLMK from the coding sequence ATGCGTACGTTGATTCGTGGCGGATGGATCGTTGGCCATGAGGACGGACACCATACGCTTTGGCGCGACGGGGTGGTGGTGTATGAGGACGGGCGCATCGTGCACGTGGGGGCGGGGTTTGACGGCACCGTGGACCGTGAGATCGACGCGCGCGGCATGGTGGTGGCGCCGGGGTTCATCGATATGCACGTCCACGGCGGCCACCGCGCGTCGCACCGTTTGATCACGGACACCGGCCGGCCGGATTACTTCGGCCAGCCGTTTTTGGAGATCAGCGTGCCGCGGGAAGGGACCCGGCCCGCGGGCGATCCGCGGTACACCCGGCCGGACCAGTCCGGCGCCGGCGAGGGCACGGACCTGCACGGCACCTTCACGGTGGCCGAGCTGCTGCGCAACGGCGTCACGACCTTCATGGAGATCGGCAGTCAGCTCCGTGTGCAGGAGGGGCTCCTCAAGGAAGTGGAACGGCTCGGAGCGCGCGCCTACCTGGGTCCCGGCTTCGATTCCGGCCGTTGGGTGGCGGACGGCCACGGCCGTCTCAAGCGGGTGGTGGACGAGGCCGCGGGGTGGCGCGAGTTCGAGGGCGCCGTGGACTTCATCAAGCGTGTGGAAGGCAGTTGCGGCGACCGCGTGCGCGGGATCCTGATTCCGCGGGAGGTCGAGACCTGCACGCTGGATCTCCTGCGCGCGACGCGGACGGCGGCGGACGATCTCAAGGTGCCGGTGTCGACCCACGCGGCCTACAACGTCATCGAGTTCTTCCAGCTCTTGATGGACCATCGGATGACGCCGGTGGAGATACTGGAGTCGGTCGGCCTCCTCGGACCCGACCTCACCATCGGACACGGGAACTTCGTCGCTGAGAACCCGCAGATGAACTATTCGGGCGGCCGGGACCTGGAGCTCATGGGGGGATACGGCGTTTCCATCTCCCACTGCCCGGTGAACATCGCGCGCCGGGGGCGCTGCCTCGACTCCTGGGAGCGCTATCGCAAGGCGGGGGTCAACATCGCTCTGGGAAGCGATACGTATCCGCGCGACTTCATGATGCAGATGCGCATCGCGTCCTACTTCGGGAAGGTCATCGGCCACAACCTGCGCGCCGCCACCGCCGCCGAGGTCTTCGAGGCCGCCACCCTGGGGGGCGCCCGGGCGCTCGGGCGCGACGACCTGGGACGGCTGGCGCCCGGCGCACGCGCCGACATCATCATCGTGGACATCTCGGGGCGGGGGACGTTGCGCTATGGCCCTGTCCGCGATCCCATCAAGAGCCTGGTGGAGTGCGGCATCGGTGACGATGTGCGCACGGTGATCGTGGACGGCGTGGTGCGGGTGGAGGAGGGCCGGATTCCGGGCGTGGACCTGGAAGCGTTGCGCCGCCAGGCCCAGGAGGCGGCGGAGTACGCCTGGGACCACCTGCGGGACTGGGATGCTCTCGGCCGCACCGCGGAGGAAATGAGCCCCTGGTCGTTTCCCCTCATGAAGTAA